One genomic segment of Panicum virgatum strain AP13 chromosome 2N, P.virgatum_v5, whole genome shotgun sequence includes these proteins:
- the LOC120661650 gene encoding uncharacterized protein LOC120661650 isoform X2, translating into MTSPSSHHPDSSSASSTPRAGAGNTHLHPPPLPPAPAPTSAAPPAQAHGGLQVRLMCSFGGRILPRPGDRQLRYVGGETRIVSFPRAAASFATLVAALAKVAPALFAPGVPRPSLKYQLPQDDLDSLISVSSDDDVDHLMDELDRLHDEAAVAARPLRLRVFLFAPAPDAAFGSILSGTAGDAASTDQWFVDALNAPAPHPIERGRSEASSIISEVPDYLFGLDTASDEPSPGPAASRNKSDAAETPRQHGDEDEASVPARQAPYVAEGASSWPAPPPPYMAQPVYYFPLPPPVHYLDPSAQGGYMPRPVYHMVGGGGSEVPGGDLHAAGGVYGVPHPMQAFPPMMYAPPPAVIYTAEGQPLPPPEEY; encoded by the exons atgACGTCCCCGTCCTCGCACCACCCGGATTCCTCCTCGGCGTCCTCCACCCCGCGCGCCGGTGCCGGCAACACCCACCTCCATCCGCCGCCTCTCCCGCCGGCCCCCGCGCCCACCTCCGCCGCTCCTCCCGCGCAGGCGCACGGGGGCCTGCAGGTGCGCCTCATGTGCAGCTTCGGCGGCCGCATCCTGCCGCGCCCGGGGGACCGCCAGCTGCGCTACGTCGGCGGGGAGACCCGCATCGTCTCCTTCCCGCGGGCCGCGGCCTCCTTCGCCACCCTCGTCGCCGCGCTCGCCAAGGTCGCCCCGGCCCTCTTCGCCCCGGGGGTGCCTCGCCCGTCGCTCAAGTACCAGTTGCCCCAGGACGACCTCGACTCGCTCATCTCCGTCagctccgacgacgacgtcgaccaTCTCATGGACGAGCTCGACCGCCTTCACGAcgaggccgcggtcgccgccaggccgctccgcctccgcgtcTTCCTCTTCGCGCCCGCGCCCGATGCCGCCTTCGGCTCCATCCTCTCGGGCACAGCCGGCGATGCCGCCTCCACCGACCAGTGGTTCGTCGACGCGCTCAACGCCCCCGCACCGCACCCCATCGAGCGCGGCCGATCCGAGGCGTCGTCGATCATCTCCGAAGTCCCCGACTACCTCTTCGGCCTCGACACCGCGTCTGACGAGCCCAGCCCCGGCCCCGCGGCCTCCCGCAACAAGTCCGACGCCGCTGAGACTCCACGCCAACacggcgacgaagacgaagCATCGGTTCCCGCGCGCCAGGCGCCGTACGTCGCGGAGGGAGCATCGTCATGGcccgccccgcctccgccgtaCATGGCGCAGCCCGTGTACTACTtccccctcccgccgccggtcCACTACCTCGACCCGTCTGCGCAGGGCGGCTACATGCCTCGCCCGGTCTACCACATGGTCGGTGGCGGAGGAAGCGAGGTACCAGGTGGAGATCTccacgcggccggcggcgtctaCGGCGTCCCACACCCCATGCAGGCGTTCCCGCCGATGATgtacgcgccgccgcccgcggtcaTCTACACGGCGGAGGGGCAGCCGTTGCCGCCTCCTGAAG AGTACTAA
- the LOC120661650 gene encoding uncharacterized protein LOC120661650 isoform X1, whose product MTSPSSHHPDSSSASSTPRAGAGNTHLHPPPLPPAPAPTSAAPPAQAHGGLQVRLMCSFGGRILPRPGDRQLRYVGGETRIVSFPRAAASFATLVAALAKVAPALFAPGVPRPSLKYQLPQDDLDSLISVSSDDDVDHLMDELDRLHDEAAVAARPLRLRVFLFAPAPDAAFGSILSGTAGDAASTDQWFVDALNAPAPHPIERGRSEASSIISEVPDYLFGLDTASDEPSPGPAASRNKSDAAETPRQHGDEDEASVPARQAPYVAEGASSWPAPPPPYMAQPVYYFPLPPPVHYLDPSAQGGYMPRPVYHMVGGGGSEVPGGDLHAAGGVYGVPHPMQAFPPMMYAPPPAVIYTAEGQPLPPPEDA is encoded by the exons atgACGTCCCCGTCCTCGCACCACCCGGATTCCTCCTCGGCGTCCTCCACCCCGCGCGCCGGTGCCGGCAACACCCACCTCCATCCGCCGCCTCTCCCGCCGGCCCCCGCGCCCACCTCCGCCGCTCCTCCCGCGCAGGCGCACGGGGGCCTGCAGGTGCGCCTCATGTGCAGCTTCGGCGGCCGCATCCTGCCGCGCCCGGGGGACCGCCAGCTGCGCTACGTCGGCGGGGAGACCCGCATCGTCTCCTTCCCGCGGGCCGCGGCCTCCTTCGCCACCCTCGTCGCCGCGCTCGCCAAGGTCGCCCCGGCCCTCTTCGCCCCGGGGGTGCCTCGCCCGTCGCTCAAGTACCAGTTGCCCCAGGACGACCTCGACTCGCTCATCTCCGTCagctccgacgacgacgtcgaccaTCTCATGGACGAGCTCGACCGCCTTCACGAcgaggccgcggtcgccgccaggccgctccgcctccgcgtcTTCCTCTTCGCGCCCGCGCCCGATGCCGCCTTCGGCTCCATCCTCTCGGGCACAGCCGGCGATGCCGCCTCCACCGACCAGTGGTTCGTCGACGCGCTCAACGCCCCCGCACCGCACCCCATCGAGCGCGGCCGATCCGAGGCGTCGTCGATCATCTCCGAAGTCCCCGACTACCTCTTCGGCCTCGACACCGCGTCTGACGAGCCCAGCCCCGGCCCCGCGGCCTCCCGCAACAAGTCCGACGCCGCTGAGACTCCACGCCAACacggcgacgaagacgaagCATCGGTTCCCGCGCGCCAGGCGCCGTACGTCGCGGAGGGAGCATCGTCATGGcccgccccgcctccgccgtaCATGGCGCAGCCCGTGTACTACTtccccctcccgccgccggtcCACTACCTCGACCCGTCTGCGCAGGGCGGCTACATGCCTCGCCCGGTCTACCACATGGTCGGTGGCGGAGGAAGCGAGGTACCAGGTGGAGATCTccacgcggccggcggcgtctaCGGCGTCCCACACCCCATGCAGGCGTTCCCGCCGATGATgtacgcgccgccgcccgcggtcaTCTACACGGCGGAGGGGCAGCCGTTGCCGCCTCCTGAAG ATGCCTAG